In the Ignavibacteriota bacterium genome, TCATTCCCGACGCGCTTTCGCTGCACTGCGCGGCGGAGATCACCATCGAGGCACGCGTGAGTGCGGCGACCTTCGCGCGGAAGGATGGCGGTCGCGGAACACCGTTTTACAACAAGTGGAAGACGAGTTATCCGACACAGGGCGCGTGGTCGCTCGCCATCGATACCGGCGGCTGCCCCGCGCTCGTCGTCAGTGCGGACGGGAAGGACGGGGCGTACCGCGCGACATCGGCGACGCAGGTGCCGCGCCGCATGTGGAGTCATGTCGCCGCCACGTACAGTGTGGCGACGAACATCATGGAGGTGTTCGTCGATGGTGAACTTCAGGCGCGCATCTCCGGCCCCGCCGGACTGTTCGGGTCCGACTCCCCGATCCTCGTCGGCGCAGCGATCTACGACCTCCCCTGGACGCGCAGCATGTTCAACGGAGCGGTGGACGAACTGCGCCTGTGGAACGTGGTCCGTACACAGGAACACATCCGCGCGCTCATGGAAGTACCGCTGCCGGCTGCATACTATACAACCACCGACAGCGGCCTCGTCGGCTACTGGCCCTGCGATGTGATA is a window encoding:
- a CDS encoding LamG domain-containing protein, which encodes MKTCSLFCCAVLLCITSALFAQGRTGMALRFDGVDDYLIIPDALSLHCAAEITIEARVSAATFARKDGGRGTPFYNKWKTSYPTQGAWSLAIDTGGCPALVVSADGKDGAYRATSATQVPRRMWSHVAATYSVATNIMEVFVDGELQARISGPAGLFGSDSPILVGAAIYDLPWTRSMFNGAVDELRLWNVVRTQEHIRALMEVPLPAAYYTTTDSGLVGYWPCDVIEDLGVFNDGEDDIRDLSVYRNHGDLVGGPRLVSADTPLAADIPPGPAVLSLACVPQPVSGQAVIHYALEKPGTVSLRVFDQLGRFVQSIDAPSAAAGANTAAWDTHALPQGVYNLVFHTRESARAIRVMVVR